A section of the Acidobacterium capsulatum ATCC 51196 genome encodes:
- a CDS encoding MFS transporter: protein MDVSLRHQDHTRGKNSRQTTPAPPRPGLGSPWTLAAVCLCGIFAFLNLYVTQPMLPMFEHVFHASKSLVSLTVSASTLGVAISAPFLGAIAERMSRKRVIVLGLLLLAIPTLLAATAPGLPLLILWRFLQGLVMPAIFASVITYIGEEWSPLSIALVMSIYVSGTAMGGFLGRLIAGLTAEYLNWRASFLLLGLATAAGAALIALILPREKRPLPQHPHPGFAAQIRGTLAHFANPRLLATYTVGFGMLFALVSTFTYVTFYLAAPPFSLSTAALSYLFAIYLIGLLVTPAGGYLITRIGMRRGIVFAILLCLLGEGLTLSHHLWIVVFGGLGLVCTGVFMAQSTAASFVRLAAPDGTRVSAAGLYLSCYYLGGTAGGVLPSAAWNLGQWPACVALTSTVLLLIVGIGWAGFRAPGTSTKAIP from the coding sequence GTGGACGTCTCCCTCCGCCATCAAGACCACACAAGGGGCAAAAATTCCCGCCAGACCACCCCGGCCCCGCCCCGTCCGGGCCTCGGCTCCCCCTGGACGCTCGCCGCCGTCTGCCTCTGCGGCATCTTCGCCTTTCTCAATCTCTACGTTACGCAGCCCATGCTGCCCATGTTTGAGCACGTCTTCCACGCATCAAAATCGCTGGTCAGCCTCACCGTCAGCGCTTCCACGCTGGGCGTCGCCATTTCCGCGCCATTTCTGGGTGCCATCGCCGAGCGCATGAGCCGCAAGCGCGTCATCGTCCTCGGCCTGCTCCTGCTCGCCATTCCCACTCTGCTCGCCGCCACCGCTCCCGGACTCCCTCTGCTCATCCTCTGGCGCTTTCTGCAGGGCCTCGTCATGCCCGCCATCTTCGCCAGCGTCATCACCTACATCGGTGAGGAGTGGTCGCCGCTCTCCATCGCCCTCGTCATGAGCATCTACGTCAGCGGAACCGCCATGGGCGGCTTCCTCGGCCGCCTCATCGCCGGTCTCACTGCCGAATACCTCAACTGGCGCGCCTCTTTCCTGCTCCTCGGCCTCGCCACCGCGGCTGGCGCGGCACTCATCGCCCTCATTCTCCCGCGCGAAAAGCGCCCGCTCCCGCAGCATCCCCACCCCGGCTTCGCCGCACAAATCCGCGGAACCCTCGCCCACTTCGCCAACCCGCGCCTGCTCGCCACCTACACCGTCGGCTTCGGCATGCTCTTCGCCCTCGTCTCCACCTTCACCTACGTCACCTTTTATCTCGCGGCTCCGCCCTTTTCCCTCTCCACCGCCGCGCTCAGCTATCTCTTCGCCATCTACCTCATCGGCCTGCTGGTCACCCCTGCTGGGGGATACCTCATCACCCGCATCGGCATGCGGCGCGGCATCGTCTTCGCCATCCTGCTATGCCTGCTCGGCGAGGGACTCACCCTCAGCCACCATCTCTGGATCGTCGTCTTCGGCGGCCTCGGCCTGGTCTGCACCGGCGTCTTCATGGCCCAATCCACCGCCGCCAGCTTCGTCCGGCTCGCCGCGCCTGACGGCACCCGCGTCTCCGCCGCCGGTCTCTATCTCTCCTGCTACTACCTCGGCGGAACCGCCGGCGGCGTCCTCCCCAGCGCCGCATGGAACCTCGGCCAGTGGCCGGCCTGCGTCGCGCTCACCTCCACCGTCCTGCTGCTCATCGTCGGCATCGGATGGGCCGGCTTCCGCGCCCCCGGCACCTCCACCAAAGCCATCCCATAA
- a CDS encoding mechanosensitive ion channel family protein, with protein sequence MKDFHSEWIKLQQSHLPRTVLLGILYSLLATAVLVLVLRAIRFLFRRFRATIHGWRESMPSLRIQQYELLSAARIANLIILAGKVFTTALVLVILYFYASLVLGFFPWTRGYAQALLGYVLSALGLVLSTIASYLPNLFVILIILVAAFYLIRFTRVIFTEIGKGNITFSGFHPEWAEPTYKIARFLLLIGAAIVVFPYLPGSKSPAFRGISIFLGVLFSLGSTSAVANIVAGVILTYMRAFRLGDRVQIADTVGDVIETSLLVTRIRTIKNVEITIANSMVLNSHIINFSGSVQEGGDGLILHTSVTIGYDAPWRQIHQLLTEAALATPGIMPQPVPFVLQTALDDFYVHYQINAYTSQPSRMQQTYSELHQNIQDKFYQAGVEIMSPHYSTIRDGNRIAIPDDYLPQGYQPAGFRINLSGQPKPDPAAPNRE encoded by the coding sequence ATGAAAGACTTTCACTCCGAGTGGATCAAGCTGCAGCAGAGTCATCTGCCCCGCACCGTATTGCTCGGCATTCTCTATTCGCTGCTGGCCACCGCCGTGCTGGTGCTGGTCCTGCGCGCCATCCGCTTTCTCTTTCGCCGCTTCCGCGCCACGATTCACGGCTGGCGCGAGAGCATGCCCTCACTGCGCATCCAGCAGTATGAGCTGCTCTCCGCCGCCCGCATCGCCAACCTCATCATTCTGGCCGGCAAAGTCTTCACCACCGCGCTGGTCCTCGTCATTCTCTACTTCTATGCCTCGCTCGTCCTCGGCTTCTTCCCCTGGACGCGCGGCTACGCCCAGGCCCTGCTCGGCTACGTCCTCTCCGCGCTCGGACTCGTCCTCAGCACCATCGCCAGCTACCTGCCCAACCTCTTTGTCATTCTCATCATCCTCGTCGCGGCGTTTTATCTCATTCGCTTCACCCGCGTCATCTTCACTGAAATAGGCAAGGGCAACATCACCTTCTCCGGCTTTCACCCCGAATGGGCCGAGCCGACCTACAAAATCGCCCGCTTCCTGCTCCTTATCGGAGCCGCCATTGTCGTCTTTCCCTATCTGCCCGGATCAAAGTCGCCCGCCTTCCGCGGCATCTCCATCTTCCTCGGCGTGCTCTTCTCCCTCGGCTCCACCTCAGCCGTGGCCAACATCGTTGCCGGAGTCATCCTGACCTACATGCGCGCCTTCCGCCTCGGCGACCGCGTGCAGATTGCCGACACCGTCGGCGACGTCATTGAGACCTCCCTGCTCGTCACCCGCATCCGCACCATCAAAAATGTTGAGATCACCATCGCCAACTCCATGGTCCTCAACAGCCACATCATCAACTTCAGCGGCTCCGTGCAAGAGGGCGGCGACGGACTCATCCTGCACACCAGCGTCACCATCGGCTACGACGCACCCTGGCGTCAGATTCACCAGTTGCTCACCGAGGCCGCGCTCGCCACTCCGGGCATCATGCCCCAGCCCGTGCCCTTTGTGCTCCAGACCGCGCTCGACGACTTCTACGTCCATTACCAGATCAACGCCTACACCAGCCAGCCCAGCCGCATGCAGCAAACCTACTCTGAACTCCACCAGAACATTCAGGACAAGTTCTACCAGGCCGGCGTCGAAATCATGTCCCCGCACTACTCCACCATCCGGGACGGCAACCGCATCGCCATCCCCGACGACTACCTGCCCCAGGGCTACCAGCCCGCTGGCTTCCGCATAAACCTGAGCGGCCAACCCAAACCCGACCCCGCCGCGCCCAACCGCGAATAA
- a CDS encoding plasmid mobilization protein, whose translation MATHSATPQEDIGSILERFQQWTGDQSRPAAANDPNAPFTGFQRSAHQAYSSTRQIARELSYEEALSRARSRTRRPWEDDEAAEPTASATSPQPDAAPTPAAQPEAKAAAASTSSKSRKPAKTAAEKSTMKTVTASTATRTRAQNPSQQQTRKNNPNAASAAATHRKTTAPGSSKKTKSAAKAPATGSTAKKPQAAASASSAASPGVAAPVAAYDLQPSPSFQQILAAQIKAGPLATSDTVTEVVAQPATVHAEEISGTAVTVTVHLSVTERNALRTRAQQLGLTADAYLRQCALEVESLRNELQEVLVTRMQAARQLPAQPRRDWLGRLKQYFFPSRTDCQTQIFHA comes from the coding sequence ATGGCAACACACTCGGCAACTCCGCAGGAAGATATCGGCTCCATTCTGGAACGCTTTCAGCAATGGACGGGCGATCAGAGCCGCCCCGCGGCGGCCAACGATCCCAACGCGCCCTTTACGGGCTTTCAACGCTCCGCGCATCAGGCCTACTCCTCCACGCGCCAGATCGCGCGCGAGCTCAGCTATGAAGAAGCGCTGTCGCGCGCGCGCAGCCGCACACGCCGCCCGTGGGAAGACGACGAAGCCGCCGAACCCACGGCATCCGCCACATCTCCCCAGCCCGACGCCGCGCCAACACCAGCCGCGCAGCCCGAGGCAAAGGCGGCGGCAGCCAGCACCTCGTCCAAATCCCGAAAGCCCGCAAAAACGGCTGCGGAGAAATCCACCATGAAAACCGTCACCGCATCCACGGCCACCCGCACTCGCGCGCAAAACCCCAGCCAGCAACAGACCCGCAAAAACAACCCAAACGCAGCCAGCGCCGCCGCTACACATCGCAAGACCACGGCCCCAGGCAGCAGCAAAAAAACAAAGTCCGCAGCCAAAGCACCGGCCACCGGCTCAACCGCAAAGAAGCCACAAGCAGCAGCATCTGCAAGCTCCGCAGCCTCTCCGGGCGTCGCCGCTCCGGTGGCCGCGTATGACCTGCAGCCCTCGCCCAGCTTCCAGCAGATTCTCGCGGCGCAAATCAAGGCTGGCCCGCTCGCCACTTCAGACACGGTCACCGAGGTCGTGGCTCAACCCGCCACCGTGCACGCCGAGGAGATCTCCGGCACCGCCGTCACCGTCACCGTGCATCTCTCCGTCACCGAACGCAACGCATTGCGCACGCGCGCGCAGCAACTCGGACTCACCGCTGACGCCTACCTGCGCCAGTGCGCTCTTGAGGTGGAATCGCTGCGCAATGAACTGCAGGAAGTGCTCGTCACGCGCATGCAGGCTGCCCGCCAGTTGCCCGCGCAACCACGCCGCGACTGGCTCGGCCGCCTCAAGCAATATTTCTTTCCATCACGCACCGACTGCCAGACGCAAATCTTCCACGCATAG
- the ppc gene encoding phosphoenolpyruvate carboxylase — translation MPQLWKPANWSDRLAELEARTGDLKEAPLRRDVRSLGMLLGEVLREQAGDAFFQRVEDLRLNAIRRRETQAEGQQQQADALMQSTVAGVHSLPVDEAYYLTRAFAFYFDLINLAETNHRKRRRRSLQLHNSEAQRGSLRGTLRAMREAGITAEEALAYLSRIFVVPVFTAHPTEVARRSVLFKRRRIGEFLAHLDSIPLPDEEMQDLENAVTAEITALWQSDEVRSRRPEVADEIKMGLDYYEVSIFETLPRLYEEVSAALASEYGLTLDAASLPLMLGFGSWIGGDRDGNPFVTPQVTREAIHEARTRLLDFYLTRVQQLIDLLTTSAQQLPVSDELRTRLDNYLAEIRVGEDVLFGPRFQFELYRRYLACVRARLLRTAGHAAPNADSLEASLAALPPYCSAHDLMEDLSVLRRSLAAHRGERIAETLVDPFLLLVRTFGLHLHTLDVRQHARIHRKALEECSAWQAGSNENAVEIPQHLSPSTLDVLDTMRAIQEVKASCSPEAIRQYVISGAASASDVTAVLWLARLAGINPAGRDGDPGLMPVPLFESIEDLRNAPEVCRELWTNPAYRELLASWGNTQEIMLGYSDSNKDGGMLTSTWEIFRAHRALHQVAHECGITLRLFHGRGGTVGRGGGPTHRSIYAQPVDAFDGQIRITEQGEVLNFKYSDVVLAERNLELMIAASLDALARPNARQPDGHQTGVLEPAWESAFDELSSLAYDFYREQILHDPEVLQYFEQATPVSELEHAKIGSRPSRRGGKMSFDSLRAIPWVFGWTQSRLLIPAWFGVGHAFTAFLQKPGGAELLREMLTEFPLFIDLVRNVEMALAKADLGIASLYSSLVPDAGLRERVFTKLKAEFERTREALLTIAQQDDLLQNNPVLARSIRLRNPYVDPMSLIQVDLLRRKRALVASSNGAASPELDAIHRAIAGTINGISAGLRNTG, via the coding sequence ATGCCACAGCTATGGAAACCTGCCAACTGGTCTGACCGTCTCGCCGAGCTCGAAGCCCGCACCGGCGATCTGAAAGAAGCGCCGCTCCGTCGCGACGTGCGTTCGCTGGGCATGCTGCTCGGCGAAGTGCTCCGCGAGCAGGCCGGCGACGCCTTCTTCCAACGCGTAGAAGATCTGCGCCTCAACGCCATCCGCCGCCGCGAAACCCAGGCCGAGGGCCAGCAGCAGCAGGCCGACGCCCTCATGCAGTCCACCGTCGCCGGCGTGCATTCCCTGCCCGTCGATGAGGCCTACTACCTCACGCGCGCCTTCGCCTTCTACTTTGACCTCATCAACCTTGCCGAGACCAACCACCGCAAGCGCCGCCGCCGTTCGCTGCAATTGCACAACTCCGAGGCGCAGCGCGGCTCCCTGCGCGGCACCCTCCGCGCCATGCGCGAGGCCGGCATCACCGCCGAGGAAGCGCTCGCTTATCTCAGCCGCATCTTCGTCGTGCCCGTCTTCACCGCGCACCCCACTGAGGTGGCGCGCCGCAGCGTGCTCTTCAAGCGCCGCCGCATCGGCGAGTTCCTCGCCCACCTCGACTCCATCCCCCTGCCCGACGAAGAAATGCAGGATCTCGAAAACGCCGTCACCGCCGAGATCACCGCGCTCTGGCAGTCCGATGAAGTGCGCAGCCGCCGCCCCGAGGTGGCCGACGAAATCAAGATGGGCCTCGACTACTACGAAGTCTCCATCTTCGAGACGCTGCCCCGCCTCTATGAAGAGGTCTCCGCCGCGCTCGCCAGCGAATACGGCCTCACGCTCGACGCCGCCAGCCTGCCCCTTATGCTTGGCTTCGGCTCCTGGATCGGCGGCGACCGCGACGGCAACCCCTTCGTCACCCCGCAGGTCACCCGCGAGGCCATTCACGAGGCCCGCACCCGCCTGCTCGACTTCTATCTCACGCGCGTGCAGCAGTTGATTGACCTGCTCACCACCTCGGCCCAGCAGTTGCCCGTCAGCGATGAGTTGCGCACGCGGCTCGACAACTACCTCGCAGAAATTCGCGTCGGTGAAGACGTGCTCTTCGGCCCGCGCTTCCAGTTCGAGCTTTACCGCCGCTACCTGGCCTGCGTGCGCGCGCGCCTGCTGCGCACCGCCGGCCACGCCGCGCCCAATGCGGACTCGCTCGAAGCCTCCCTCGCCGCCCTGCCGCCCTACTGCTCCGCGCACGATCTTATGGAAGACCTGAGCGTGCTGCGCCGCAGTCTCGCCGCCCATCGCGGCGAACGCATCGCAGAAACCCTCGTCGATCCCTTCCTGCTCCTCGTGCGCACCTTCGGTCTGCACCTGCACACGCTCGACGTGCGCCAGCACGCCCGCATTCATCGCAAGGCGCTCGAGGAGTGCTCCGCATGGCAGGCCGGCAGCAACGAGAACGCCGTCGAGATTCCGCAGCATCTCAGCCCCTCCACTCTCGATGTGCTCGACACCATGCGCGCCATCCAGGAGGTCAAGGCAAGCTGCAGCCCCGAGGCCATTCGCCAGTACGTCATCAGCGGCGCGGCCTCCGCGTCTGACGTCACGGCGGTGCTGTGGCTCGCGCGCCTCGCCGGCATCAATCCCGCCGGCCGCGACGGCGACCCCGGCCTCATGCCCGTGCCCCTCTTCGAGTCCATTGAAGATCTGCGCAACGCGCCCGAGGTCTGCCGCGAACTCTGGACCAACCCCGCCTATCGCGAGCTGCTCGCCTCCTGGGGCAACACGCAGGAGATCATGCTCGGCTACTCCGACTCCAACAAAGACGGCGGCATGCTCACCAGCACCTGGGAGATCTTCCGCGCCCATCGCGCCCTGCACCAGGTCGCGCATGAGTGCGGCATCACGCTGCGCCTCTTTCATGGCCGTGGCGGCACCGTTGGCCGCGGCGGCGGACCCACCCACCGCTCCATCTACGCCCAGCCCGTCGATGCCTTTGACGGCCAGATTCGCATCACCGAGCAGGGCGAAGTCCTCAACTTCAAGTACTCCGACGTCGTGCTCGCCGAGCGCAATCTTGAGCTCATGATTGCCGCCTCCCTCGACGCCCTCGCACGCCCCAACGCGCGCCAGCCAGACGGCCACCAGACCGGCGTGCTTGAGCCCGCGTGGGAGTCAGCCTTCGACGAGCTCTCCAGCCTCGCCTACGACTTCTACCGCGAGCAGATTCTCCACGACCCCGAGGTCTTGCAGTACTTCGAGCAGGCCACGCCCGTCTCTGAGCTGGAGCACGCCAAGATCGGCTCGCGCCCCTCGCGCCGTGGCGGCAAAATGAGCTTCGACAGCCTCCGCGCCATCCCCTGGGTCTTCGGCTGGACGCAGAGCCGCCTCCTCATCCCCGCATGGTTCGGCGTCGGCCACGCCTTCACCGCATTCCTCCAGAAGCCCGGCGGCGCAGAGCTGCTCCGCGAGATGCTCACCGAGTTTCCGCTCTTCATCGACCTCGTGCGCAACGTGGAAATGGCGCTTGCCAAGGCCGATCTCGGCATCGCGTCGCTCTACTCCTCGCTGGTGCCCGATGCCGGTCTTCGCGAGCGCGTCTTCACCAAACTCAAGGCCGAGTTTGAGCGCACCCGCGAAGCGCTGCTCACCATCGCACAGCAAGACGATCTGCTCCAGAACAATCCCGTTCTGGCCCGCTCCATCCGCCTGCGCAACCCCTACGTCGATCCCATGAGCCTCATCCAGGTCGATCTGCTGCGCCGCAAGCGCGCGCTCGTCGCCAGCTCCAATGGCGCAGCCAGCCCCGAGCTGGACGCCATCCATCGCGCCATCGCCGGCACCATCAACGGCATCTCCGCCGGTCTGCGCAACACCGGCTGA
- a CDS encoding MFS transporter, with product MRGDRSGGTNAGSGAGAAFLSRDFRRYQMARVFVIMGAEAQALAVAWQIYEITHKALYLGYTGLALFLPGLIFMLPAGHAADRFDRRRVILVCYSLQVLCTLGLFSFAWFGLRNIALIYLVLFLVGTGRAFSGPAASALIPHLVPKEVFVNAVTWGATIFQIANIAGPALGGVLYTLPLHTHLHGSSLVYLCTLASLLWFLLLVSSLSVRPGRMEHRAVSKDVLLAGFRYVMQKKILLGSISLDLFAVLLGGAVALMPIYAQEVLHTGARGLGMLRAAPALGAMLISLTLTVRPIRRRSGVLMFVCVAIFGAATIVFGVSHTLVVSLIALFFVGASDMVSVVIRSAILQLATPQEMRGRVSAVNSLFVGASNELGEFESGLTAHWWGAVRAVIYGGIGSLMVTGIWSALFPSLRKADELTADALLRVEMEQSAQDVRQL from the coding sequence ATGCGAGGAGATCGGTCAGGCGGCACCAACGCGGGGAGTGGAGCGGGAGCCGCATTTTTGTCGCGCGACTTTCGGCGCTACCAGATGGCGCGAGTGTTTGTCATCATGGGCGCCGAGGCGCAGGCGCTGGCGGTGGCGTGGCAGATCTATGAGATCACGCACAAGGCGCTTTACCTCGGATACACGGGGCTGGCACTGTTTTTGCCGGGGCTGATTTTCATGCTGCCCGCCGGGCATGCCGCAGACCGCTTTGACCGTAGAAGAGTGATTCTGGTCTGTTACTCGCTACAGGTGCTATGCACGCTGGGGCTGTTTTCGTTTGCGTGGTTTGGGCTGCGCAACATTGCGCTGATCTACCTGGTGCTGTTTCTGGTTGGGACAGGACGGGCGTTCAGCGGGCCCGCGGCTTCGGCGCTGATTCCTCACCTGGTGCCGAAGGAAGTGTTTGTGAACGCGGTGACGTGGGGCGCGACGATTTTTCAGATTGCGAATATCGCGGGCCCGGCGCTGGGAGGTGTGCTCTACACGCTGCCGCTGCACACGCATCTGCACGGGTCGAGCCTGGTGTATTTGTGCACGCTGGCATCGCTGCTGTGGTTTCTGCTGCTGGTGAGCTCGCTGAGTGTGCGCCCGGGGCGCATGGAGCATCGCGCGGTCTCAAAGGATGTGCTGCTGGCCGGTTTTCGCTACGTGATGCAGAAGAAGATTCTGCTGGGATCGATTTCGCTCGATTTGTTTGCCGTGCTGCTGGGCGGCGCGGTGGCGCTGATGCCGATTTATGCGCAGGAGGTGCTGCATACGGGGGCGCGCGGGCTGGGCATGCTGCGGGCGGCTCCGGCATTGGGGGCGATGCTGATCTCGCTGACCTTGACGGTGCGGCCGATCCGGCGGCGCTCAGGCGTGCTGATGTTTGTGTGCGTGGCGATTTTTGGCGCGGCGACGATTGTGTTTGGGGTTTCGCACACGCTGGTGGTTTCGCTGATTGCACTGTTTTTTGTGGGCGCGTCGGACATGGTGAGCGTCGTGATTCGTTCAGCGATTTTGCAGTTGGCCACGCCGCAGGAGATGCGCGGGCGCGTGAGCGCGGTGAACTCGCTGTTTGTGGGCGCATCCAATGAACTCGGTGAATTTGAGAGCGGACTCACGGCTCACTGGTGGGGCGCGGTGCGCGCGGTGATTTATGGCGGCATCGGTTCGCTGATGGTGACCGGGATCTGGAGCGCGCTCTTTCCGAGCCTGCGCAAGGCCGATGAGCTGACGGCTGATGCGCTGCTACGAGTGGAGATGGAGCAGAGCGCGCAGGATGTGCGGCAGCTCTGA
- the hypF gene encoding carbamoyltransferase HypF, producing MNLFHALDSRQPARISLTLRGIVQGVGFRPYIYNLAQRHQLSGYVLNTGAGVTIEVEGAAASLHSFIHTLPAQIPPLARIDDLQLAIIEVIGERNFVIRESDRSQSSFALVPSDICLCDACLADTRDSTNRRNWYPFTNCTNCGPRYSIVIDLPYDRPFTTMAEFSMCPDCRREYNDPTNRRFHAEPNACPVCGPKLSLSPATAEIPDGDSRAILTYIARQLISGRIIAWKGLGGYQLACDATREDAVSTLRRRKHRSEKPFAIMVAGITAAEQLCVVSPLERTALLSSQRPIVLLRRKTAANLAASVSPGNPTTGVMLPSTPMHDLLFLALRELAGASIPLVMTSGNLSEEPIAVDNDEAEAKLADVADLFVHHNRRIHTRVDDSVVRVIDDEVLPIRRARGFAPQPVWLGMGEVQVLACGAQQKNTLCLTKSGFAFPSQHMGDLENYETLEFFEQTRKRMCRLFHIEPEVIAHDLHPGYLSTQWALRQSGIRHIPVQHHHAHIAACMAEHQLRNPVIGVAWDGTGLGTDNTIWGGEFLIADLRSFQRAAHLRTVHLAGGDTAVREPWRVAYSYLLDTFIDQPPAPPSFAQLPQERTRVVDTMLRQHLHTVPTSSAGRLFDAVAALIGIHATVSYEGQAAVALEAIAADANLTEPEPYPFNLIDDASMQLDFRPMIAALIEEVLSNEPKQLMAARFHATLVCAIVRVCRKIRETTHINQVCLSGGCFQNQLLLRGSRNTLRASGFEVYFPRAVPANDGGISLGQAAIACETLRTQTISGA from the coding sequence ATGAATCTATTCCACGCACTCGATTCGCGACAACCTGCACGCATCAGTCTCACCCTACGGGGTATCGTGCAGGGCGTGGGATTCCGCCCTTATATCTATAACCTCGCACAGCGGCATCAACTCTCTGGATACGTTCTCAACACGGGCGCTGGAGTCACGATTGAAGTCGAAGGAGCAGCGGCTTCTCTCCACTCCTTCATTCACACCCTGCCTGCGCAGATTCCGCCTCTTGCCAGAATTGACGATCTCCAACTCGCCATCATCGAGGTCATCGGCGAACGCAATTTCGTGATTCGTGAAAGTGACCGCTCTCAATCCTCTTTCGCGCTGGTTCCGTCCGACATCTGCTTATGCGATGCCTGCCTCGCCGATACTCGCGATTCAACCAATCGCCGGAATTGGTATCCATTCACCAACTGCACAAACTGCGGCCCACGCTACAGCATCGTGATTGACCTTCCCTACGACCGTCCGTTTACTACCATGGCCGAGTTCTCCATGTGTCCCGACTGCCGCCGCGAATACAACGATCCAACAAACCGCCGCTTCCATGCGGAGCCCAATGCCTGCCCCGTCTGCGGGCCTAAACTAAGCCTCTCACCGGCCACTGCCGAAATCCCGGACGGTGACTCACGGGCTATCCTCACTTACATTGCTCGTCAGCTCATCTCGGGTCGAATCATTGCATGGAAAGGTCTGGGCGGATATCAGCTCGCATGCGATGCAACTCGTGAAGATGCCGTCTCCACTCTTCGCCGTCGCAAACACCGCAGCGAGAAGCCATTCGCCATCATGGTTGCCGGCATTACAGCCGCCGAGCAACTCTGCGTCGTCTCTCCCCTCGAACGCACAGCGCTTCTCAGTTCACAGCGCCCCATTGTTCTGCTGCGGCGAAAGACTGCAGCAAACCTCGCCGCCAGCGTATCGCCGGGCAATCCCACGACAGGTGTCATGCTCCCGTCAACGCCTATGCATGACCTGCTTTTTCTTGCACTCCGCGAACTGGCCGGCGCCAGCATTCCACTCGTCATGACCAGCGGCAACCTCAGCGAAGAGCCCATCGCCGTCGACAACGACGAGGCTGAAGCCAAACTCGCAGATGTTGCCGATCTCTTCGTGCATCACAACCGCCGCATTCACACGCGTGTCGACGACTCGGTCGTTCGAGTGATCGATGACGAGGTGCTCCCGATCAGGCGAGCACGCGGGTTTGCTCCACAGCCTGTATGGCTCGGCATGGGCGAAGTTCAGGTACTCGCCTGCGGTGCGCAACAGAAGAACACGCTCTGCCTCACCAAATCCGGCTTTGCGTTCCCCAGCCAGCATATGGGCGATCTTGAAAACTACGAGACGTTGGAGTTCTTTGAGCAAACCCGCAAACGCATGTGCCGCCTCTTCCACATCGAACCGGAAGTCATCGCGCACGACCTCCACCCCGGCTACCTCAGCACGCAATGGGCATTGCGTCAGAGCGGAATCCGCCATATTCCAGTCCAGCATCACCATGCACATATCGCGGCCTGCATGGCCGAGCACCAACTCCGCAATCCTGTCATCGGCGTCGCTTGGGACGGCACTGGCCTGGGAACGGACAACACAATATGGGGCGGCGAATTTCTCATTGCAGACCTCCGCAGCTTCCAACGCGCAGCACATCTACGCACCGTACACCTTGCAGGCGGCGACACAGCAGTGCGCGAACCATGGCGTGTCGCATACAGCTACCTTCTTGATACCTTCATCGACCAGCCGCCTGCGCCTCCCTCCTTTGCCCAGCTTCCTCAGGAGCGAACCCGCGTCGTAGACACAATGCTGCGTCAGCATCTGCATACCGTTCCCACCTCCTCTGCTGGACGTCTCTTCGACGCAGTCGCTGCGCTCATTGGCATTCACGCCACCGTCTCCTATGAAGGTCAGGCCGCAGTTGCACTCGAAGCCATCGCGGCAGATGCCAATCTTACGGAGCCCGAGCCTTATCCCTTCAACCTGATCGACGATGCTTCTATGCAACTCGACTTCCGTCCAATGATTGCCGCACTGATAGAAGAAGTATTGAGCAACGAGCCAAAGCAACTGATGGCCGCTCGTTTTCACGCCACCCTTGTTTGTGCAATCGTGCGCGTCTGCCGGAAAATTCGCGAAACGACCCACATCAACCAGGTCTGCCTCAGCGGCGGGTGCTTCCAGAACCAACTGCTCCTCCGAGGATCCCGCAATACGCTGCGCGCCTCTGGATTTGAAGTTTATTTCCCGCGTGCCGTACCGGCGAATGACGGCGGCATCTCGCTCGGGCAAGCCGCGATTGCCTGCGAAACTCTGCGCACGCAAACAATAAGTGGAGCCTGA